Proteins from a genomic interval of Nocardia sp. BMG51109:
- a CDS encoding helix-turn-helix domain-containing protein, producing the protein MAQEPEVSDQNTGASAETSAAGERVGRVANAAHDIGGFIRAQREAAQVSLRQLAQLAGVSNPYLSQIERGLRNPSAEVLAQIAKGLRVSSEVLYMRAGFLEERPPSPVRDALLADTGITERQKQVLLDIYESFRRENAGNDFGGDATDIQEGVPGGGNWDNEVPLHATDGSTTEVPPRQENETS; encoded by the coding sequence ATGGCACAGGAGCCCGAGGTTTCCGACCAGAACACCGGGGCATCCGCGGAGACGTCCGCGGCCGGAGAACGGGTGGGCCGCGTAGCCAATGCGGCACACGACATCGGAGGCTTCATCCGGGCGCAGCGGGAGGCCGCGCAGGTCTCGCTGCGTCAGCTCGCACAGCTGGCGGGGGTGAGCAATCCGTATCTCAGTCAGATCGAGCGCGGATTGCGTAACCCGTCCGCCGAGGTGCTCGCGCAGATCGCCAAGGGTCTGCGGGTCTCCTCGGAGGTCTTGTACATGCGGGCCGGTTTTCTCGAAGAGAGGCCACCCAGCCCGGTCCGGGACGCCCTGCTGGCCGATACGGGAATTACCGAGCGGCAGAAGCAGGTGCTGCTGGACATCTATGAATCGTTCCGTCGCGAAAACGCGGGGAACGACTTCGGCGGGGACGCTACGGACATTCAGGAGGGCGTTCCCGGGGGAGGGAACTGGGACAACGAGGTTCCGCTTCACGCCACCGACGGCAGCACTACCGAAGTTCCGCCACGCCAGGAGAACGAAACATCATGA
- a CDS encoding UDP-N-acetylmuramate dehydrogenase, with protein MRELLAGTGARVRNSVPLAELTTLRVGGPALVADCADTEALVATVRTLDAEGVPVLLVAGGSNLLISDAGFGGVVVRIATEGVEIGADGGAHRVVAEAGANWDAVVAATVAAGCGGLECLSGIPGSAGATPVQNVGAYGVEVEHLLRRVRLLDRASGEIRWAAPDELGFGYRTSVLKHSDRAVVLDVEFALDAGGASAPLRYRELAEALDAEEGGTRPAAQVREAVLRLRARKGMVLDPADHDTWSAGSFFTNPVVPHERVDRVRAAIADRVGDVTVPTYPAVGGVKFSAGWLIERAGFGKGFPGAGAPARLSTKHTLALTNQGGATAADLVELARTVRDGVAERFGIRLEPEPVTVGVTL; from the coding sequence ATGCGGGAGCTGCTGGCCGGGACCGGTGCGCGGGTGCGCAATTCGGTTCCGCTGGCGGAGCTGACCACCCTGCGGGTCGGCGGCCCGGCGCTGGTGGCCGACTGTGCGGACACCGAGGCACTGGTCGCGACGGTGCGCACCCTCGATGCCGAGGGCGTTCCGGTGCTGCTGGTTGCGGGCGGGTCGAATCTGCTGATCTCCGATGCCGGATTCGGCGGTGTGGTCGTGCGGATCGCGACCGAGGGAGTCGAGATCGGCGCCGACGGCGGCGCGCACCGGGTGGTCGCCGAGGCCGGGGCGAATTGGGACGCCGTGGTCGCGGCCACGGTCGCGGCCGGATGCGGCGGCCTGGAGTGCCTGTCGGGCATTCCGGGCTCCGCGGGCGCCACGCCGGTGCAGAACGTCGGCGCCTACGGCGTGGAGGTCGAACACCTGCTGCGCCGGGTGCGGTTGCTGGATCGGGCGAGCGGTGAGATCCGCTGGGCCGCACCGGACGAACTCGGCTTCGGCTACCGCACCTCGGTGCTCAAACACAGCGATCGGGCCGTGGTTCTGGACGTGGAGTTCGCCCTCGACGCCGGCGGCGCGAGCGCACCGTTGCGCTATCGCGAACTGGCCGAGGCCCTCGACGCGGAGGAGGGCGGGACGCGGCCTGCCGCGCAGGTGCGCGAGGCCGTGCTGCGGTTGCGCGCGCGCAAGGGCATGGTGCTCGATCCCGCCGACCACGACACCTGGAGCGCGGGCTCGTTCTTCACCAATCCGGTTGTGCCGCACGAGCGTGTGGACCGGGTGCGCGCGGCGATCGCCGACCGTGTGGGCGATGTCACAGTCCCCACGTATCCGGCGGTCGGCGGGGTGAAGTTCTCGGCGGGCTGGCTGATCGAGCGAGCCGGCTTCGGGAAGGGTTTCCCCGGTGCCGGGGCGCCGGCGCGGCTGTCCACGAAACACACGCTGGCGCTGACCAATCAGGGCGGCGCGACCGCCGCGGACCTGGTCGAGCTGGCCCGCACGGTCCGCGACGGCGTGGCCGAGCGATTCGGAATCCGGTTGGAACCGGAGCCGGTGACGGTGGGTGTCACCCTCTAG
- a CDS encoding DUF445 domain-containing protein: protein MDESGKRRDLRKMKIVATGFLAGATVIYLFCCWLGAQGAGGEWVGYLRAASEAGMVGALADWFAVTALFRHPLGLPIPHTAIIRKKKDQLGASLGDFVRTNFLSPDTVVEKVNSARISLRLGRWMADPHHADRVSEESSTILRAVIGALRDEDVEQVIDNTIVKRIAEPQWGPPIGRVLAELLAENRQAPLLDLLAERAHQWALASQETLDRIVLRDAPSWAPKFVNMMLSERIYRELVEFTWKIRSQPDHEVRLAVTRFLEEFANDLQYDEAMIAKAERVKAEIMGREEITGMARATWRAAKRMILESADDPHSTLRRKITENVGQLGQRLVDEEPLRSRVDSWVERGVRYLVSNYGSEIATLISDTVARWDAEEASRKIELQAGRDLQFIRINGTVVGSLAGLAIYTVSHVLFPGWS, encoded by the coding sequence ATGGACGAATCCGGCAAGCGGCGCGATCTGCGCAAGATGAAGATCGTGGCCACCGGATTCCTGGCCGGTGCCACCGTGATCTATCTGTTCTGCTGCTGGCTGGGCGCGCAGGGGGCGGGCGGGGAGTGGGTCGGCTACCTGCGCGCGGCGTCGGAGGCGGGCATGGTCGGCGCGCTGGCCGATTGGTTCGCGGTGACGGCGCTGTTCCGGCATCCGCTCGGCCTGCCGATCCCGCACACCGCGATCATCCGCAAGAAGAAAGACCAATTGGGCGCCAGCCTCGGCGATTTCGTCCGCACGAATTTCCTGTCCCCGGACACCGTGGTGGAGAAGGTCAATTCGGCGCGGATCTCGCTGCGGCTGGGCCGCTGGATGGCCGATCCGCACCACGCGGACCGGGTGTCCGAGGAATCCTCGACGATCCTGCGCGCGGTGATCGGCGCGCTGCGCGACGAGGACGTCGAGCAGGTGATCGACAACACCATCGTCAAGCGCATCGCCGAGCCGCAGTGGGGCCCGCCGATCGGCCGGGTGCTCGCGGAGCTGCTGGCCGAGAACCGGCAGGCGCCGCTGCTGGACCTGCTCGCCGAACGGGCACACCAGTGGGCGCTGGCCAGCCAGGAAACCCTGGACCGGATCGTCCTGCGCGACGCGCCGTCCTGGGCACCGAAATTCGTCAATATGATGCTGTCGGAACGAATTTATCGGGAGTTGGTGGAATTCACCTGGAAGATCCGCTCGCAGCCGGATCACGAGGTGCGGCTGGCGGTCACCCGCTTCCTGGAGGAATTCGCGAACGATCTGCAGTACGACGAGGCCATGATCGCCAAGGCCGAGCGGGTGAAGGCCGAGATCATGGGCCGCGAGGAGATCACCGGAATGGCCCGGGCCACCTGGCGGGCCGCCAAGCGGATGATTCTCGAATCGGCCGACGATCCGCACAGCACGCTGCGCCGCAAGATCACCGAGAATGTCGGGCAGCTGGGGCAGCGGCTGGTCGACGAGGAGCCGCTGCGGTCCCGGGTGGATTCGTGGGTGGAACGCGGTGTGCGCTATCTGGTTTCCAACTACGGTTCCGAGATCGCCACCCTCATCAGCGATACGGTGGCGCGGTGGGACGCCGAGGAGGCGAGCCGCAAGATCGAATTGCAGGCGGGTCGCGATCTGCAATTCATCCGGATCAACGGAACGGTCGTGGGATCTCTCGCCGGACTGGCGATCTACACCGTTTCGCACGTGCTGTTCCCGGGCTGGTCATAG
- a CDS encoding DUF2505 domain-containing protein, whose product MATPLAYTAQYTHPADAIRAAFADEQYWKDRIEEVGGPNARLDSFSASVDEEQVHVEMVQSIPAAELPSAITSARPGDLIIPRTESYSGFAGTFTAQVQDAPAQVRGTVTLTDQGETARADIQGSVEVSIPLFGKKIEGVVAEKLLELLAAETDFTNEWIANR is encoded by the coding sequence ATGGCGACACCCTTGGCGTACACGGCTCAGTACACGCATCCGGCCGACGCGATCCGTGCCGCGTTCGCCGACGAGCAGTATTGGAAGGACCGGATCGAGGAGGTCGGCGGCCCGAACGCGCGACTGGACTCGTTCAGCGCCTCCGTCGACGAGGAACAGGTGCACGTCGAGATGGTGCAGTCCATCCCGGCCGCGGAACTGCCCAGCGCGATCACCTCGGCGCGGCCCGGCGATCTGATCATCCCGCGCACCGAGAGCTACTCCGGCTTCGCGGGCACCTTCACCGCACAGGTGCAGGATGCGCCGGCCCAGGTGCGCGGCACCGTCACCCTCACCGACCAGGGTGAGACCGCTCGGGCCGACATCCAGGGTTCGGTCGAGGTGAGTATCCCGTTGTTCGGCAAGAAGATCGAGGGCGTCGTCGCCGAGAAGCTGCTGGAGTTGCTCGCCGCCGAGACCGACTTCACCAACGAGTGGATCGCGAACCGCTGA
- the purU gene encoding formyltetrahydrofolate deformylase translates to MSPTADDRRYVLMLGCPDRPGIIARITSFIADFGGSIVEAGYHSDTDSGWFFTRQAVKASTVPFGLSELRDRFAAVAAELGPETDWQLLDSGARRRAVLLVSRDGHCLHDLLGRALSGELPATIEAVIGNHPDLAEMAAAHSVAFHHVPFPQDPAERGPAFAQVRELVDAHDPDAVVLARFMQVLPAELCEHWAGRAINIHHSFLPSFVGARPYHQAFARGVKLIGATCHYVTPELDAGPIIEQDVIRIDHSDTVPDMVRRGRDIERVVLARGLRWHLEGRVLVHGRRTVIFD, encoded by the coding sequence ATGAGCCCGACCGCCGACGACCGCCGCTACGTCCTGATGCTGGGCTGTCCGGACCGGCCGGGCATCATCGCCCGGATCACCTCGTTCATCGCCGACTTCGGCGGATCGATCGTGGAGGCCGGCTACCACTCGGACACCGACTCGGGCTGGTTTTTCACCCGGCAGGCGGTGAAGGCGTCGACGGTGCCGTTCGGGCTGAGCGAACTGCGCGACCGGTTCGCCGCGGTGGCGGCCGAGCTGGGGCCCGAAACCGATTGGCAGCTACTGGATTCCGGCGCCCGGCGACGCGCGGTGCTGCTGGTGAGCCGGGACGGTCACTGCCTGCACGACCTGCTCGGCCGGGCGCTCAGCGGGGAACTGCCCGCGACCATCGAGGCGGTGATCGGCAATCATCCGGATCTGGCGGAGATGGCGGCGGCGCACAGCGTGGCCTTCCATCACGTGCCCTTCCCCCAGGATCCGGCCGAGCGGGGGCCGGCCTTCGCACAGGTCCGGGAGCTGGTGGACGCGCACGATCCGGATGCCGTGGTGCTGGCGCGATTCATGCAGGTGCTGCCCGCCGAGCTGTGCGAGCACTGGGCCGGCCGGGCGATCAACATCCACCACAGCTTCCTGCCGTCGTTCGTCGGTGCGCGCCCGTACCACCAGGCGTTCGCCCGGGGCGTGAAGCTGATCGGCGCCACCTGCCACTACGTGACCCCGGAGCTGGACGCCGGCCCGATCATCGAACAGGACGTGATCCGCATCGACCACTCCGACACCGTGCCCGACATGGTCCGCCGCGGCCGCGACATCGAACGCGTCGTCCTGGCCCGCGGGCTGCGCTGGCATCTGGAGGGGCGGGTGCTGGTGCACGGCCGCCGCACCGTGATCTTCGACTGA
- a CDS encoding alpha/beta fold hydrolase has product MRATPPSLMAEIAGRVRALLRAHRATLRTRVYPTGALNPPHAPCAVVPVIAAGGTRLRVHAYGPSDGDVIVLVHGWTCCIEYWNPQINAFAGDYRVIAYDQRGHGESESGNSPLSTDLLADDLSAVLAAVLRPGQRAVLVGHSLGGMTIQAWAGRHPEQVGNRAAAVLLTNTAPGDLIAETTVVPLCNRGSVRLPFAVGRVGLGGRIVFPPIAPVRWAFRRQVMSLASTGDIAEFAQAIVRSCPAAVRASFGLLLADLALGRAAANLTVPTTLLAGRFDDLTPVVHARRIADMLRSTGSLDRFDVLPTGHLGNVEAYERFNEELARVAAAAYPAREATA; this is encoded by the coding sequence ATGCGGGCAACGCCGCCGAGCCTGATGGCGGAGATCGCGGGCCGGGTCCGGGCTCTGCTGCGCGCGCATCGCGCCACCCTGCGCACCCGGGTCTACCCGACGGGCGCACTGAATCCACCGCACGCACCCTGTGCGGTCGTGCCGGTGATCGCCGCCGGCGGCACCCGATTACGGGTGCACGCCTACGGGCCGTCCGACGGCGACGTCATTGTCCTGGTGCACGGGTGGACCTGCTGCATCGAATACTGGAATCCACAGATCAACGCCTTCGCCGGCGACTACCGCGTGATCGCCTACGACCAGCGCGGCCACGGCGAGAGCGAGTCCGGCAACAGCCCGCTGAGCACCGATCTGCTCGCCGACGACCTGTCCGCCGTGCTGGCGGCGGTGCTGCGGCCCGGGCAGCGCGCGGTTCTGGTCGGGCACAGCCTGGGCGGCATGACGATCCAGGCCTGGGCCGGTCGGCATCCGGAGCAGGTCGGGAACCGCGCGGCGGCGGTGCTGCTGACCAACACCGCGCCCGGCGATCTGATCGCCGAGACCACCGTCGTGCCGCTGTGCAACCGCGGATCGGTGCGGCTGCCGTTCGCGGTCGGCCGGGTCGGGCTCGGCGGCCGGATCGTGTTCCCGCCGATCGCGCCGGTGCGCTGGGCGTTCCGCCGCCAGGTCATGAGCCTGGCAAGCACCGGTGACATCGCCGAGTTCGCGCAGGCGATCGTGCGCTCCTGTCCGGCCGCCGTGCGCGCGAGCTTCGGACTGCTGCTCGCCGACCTGGCGCTGGGCCGTGCCGCGGCGAATCTCACCGTGCCGACCACGCTGCTGGCCGGCAGGTTCGACGACCTGACTCCGGTCGTGCACGCCCGGCGGATAGCCGACATGCTGCGCTCCACGGGCAGCCTCGACCGATTCGACGTCCTGCCGACCGGGCACCTGGGCAACGTGGAGGCCTACGAGCGCTTCAACGAGGAACTCGCCCGCGTCGCCGCCGCGGCCTACCCCGCCCGCGAGGCCACCGCCTAG
- the deoC gene encoding deoxyribose-phosphate aldolase: MADPAPHSGSRALTRGEVAAMIDHTLLAPEATAATVATAVEEARQLGVYAVCLSPAMLPVDAPGLVLATVAGFPSGKHHSLVKGTEARLSAEQGAAEVDMVIDIGAALARDYTAVLSDVITVREALGEQVVLKVIVESAALPDEVLVEVCRVAERAGADFVKTSTGFHPAGGADARAVRLMADTVGGRLGIKASGGIRTAAAAAELIEAGATRLGLSRSRDVLAGFPE; encoded by the coding sequence ATGGCCGACCCCGCCCCGCACTCAGGTTCGCGCGCGCTCACCCGCGGTGAGGTGGCCGCGATGATCGACCACACCCTGCTCGCGCCCGAGGCCACCGCGGCCACCGTCGCCACCGCCGTCGAGGAGGCGCGGCAGCTCGGCGTGTACGCGGTATGCCTGTCGCCGGCGATGCTGCCGGTCGACGCGCCCGGGTTGGTGCTCGCCACCGTCGCCGGGTTCCCGTCCGGCAAGCACCACTCCCTGGTCAAGGGCACCGAGGCGCGGCTGTCGGCCGAGCAGGGCGCCGCCGAGGTGGATATGGTCATCGATATCGGCGCGGCGCTGGCGCGCGACTACACCGCGGTGCTGTCGGACGTCATCACCGTGCGCGAGGCGCTGGGCGAGCAGGTCGTGCTGAAGGTGATCGTCGAATCGGCCGCGCTGCCCGACGAGGTGCTCGTCGAGGTGTGCCGGGTGGCCGAGCGGGCCGGCGCGGATTTCGTGAAGACCTCCACCGGATTTCATCCGGCGGGCGGCGCCGACGCGCGCGCCGTCCGGCTGATGGCCGACACGGTGGGCGGCCGGTTGGGGATCAAGGCCAGCGGCGGCATCCGGACCGCCGCCGCGGCCGCCGAACTGATCGAGGCGGGCGCCACCCGGCTCGGGCTGTCGCGGTCGCGCGACGTCCTGGCCGGATTCCCGGAGTGA
- a CDS encoding DUF2505 domain-containing protein: MARRLDYSARYPLHTTKELYAALSDRDYWDARMEEMRKYSPNEVIALSAGDSGIEVEIQHILPRDMLPEIAQTVMRKDMVITRTETYGPFGPEVTGEYTAAIPAGPGSLGGSMHLFPTETGCTLRTSSTAKVFIPMLGPKFEQMMLINLVDLLRAEAEFTAQWLEEQHPTS; the protein is encoded by the coding sequence ATGGCTCGCCGACTGGACTACTCCGCCCGCTACCCGCTGCATACCACGAAAGAGTTGTACGCGGCGCTGTCCGACCGCGACTACTGGGATGCGCGGATGGAGGAGATGCGCAAGTACTCTCCCAACGAGGTGATCGCGCTGTCCGCGGGGGACAGCGGTATCGAGGTCGAGATTCAGCACATTCTGCCCCGTGACATGCTGCCCGAGATCGCCCAGACGGTGATGCGCAAGGACATGGTGATCACCCGCACCGAGACCTACGGCCCGTTCGGCCCGGAGGTCACCGGCGAGTACACGGCGGCGATTCCGGCCGGCCCCGGCAGCCTGGGCGGCAGCATGCACCTGTTCCCCACCGAGACCGGCTGCACGCTGCGCACGTCGTCGACGGCGAAGGTGTTCATCCCGATGCTGGGCCCGAAGTTCGAGCAGATGATGCTGATCAACCTCGTGGATCTGCTGCGGGCCGAGGCCGAATTCACGGCGCAGTGGCTGGAAGAACAGCACCCGACCAGCTGA
- a CDS encoding DUF2993 domain-containing protein — MSSNTPETAIAPGPPPSGPSGTRNVRRIILIVGLVVALVAVGCVAAVETYYRNKTENCIATQVEQTLGSKVSVGLGPKPLLLTAIDHRIQYVNVDSDDAKFGPATDMKVHVRLDDIRMNDDGGADVGSSNARATWSNQGITDTLSGLVSGVQSNPGAGTLDVKVLGGLAGLQVRPQIVGDKIEVTTQSAQLFGLGLPTDLVDGIVQTMTESLQSYPLDMRPTEVKVTDNGIEVALTGGATKLEPAQNGQAATC, encoded by the coding sequence ATGAGTTCGAACACTCCAGAGACCGCGATCGCCCCCGGCCCGCCGCCGAGCGGACCGTCCGGGACCCGGAACGTGCGGCGGATCATCCTGATCGTCGGACTCGTCGTCGCGCTCGTCGCGGTCGGCTGCGTGGCCGCGGTCGAGACCTACTACCGCAACAAGACCGAGAACTGCATCGCCACTCAGGTCGAGCAGACGCTGGGTTCCAAGGTCTCGGTGGGCCTGGGTCCGAAACCGTTGCTACTCACCGCGATCGACCACCGGATCCAGTATGTGAACGTCGACAGCGACGACGCGAAGTTCGGGCCGGCCACCGATATGAAGGTGCACGTGCGGCTCGACGACATCCGGATGAACGACGACGGCGGCGCCGATGTCGGCAGCAGCAACGCCCGCGCCACCTGGAGCAACCAGGGCATCACCGACACGCTGAGCGGTCTGGTGTCCGGCGTCCAGTCGAATCCCGGCGCCGGCACCCTGGACGTCAAGGTGCTCGGCGGACTGGCCGGGCTGCAGGTCCGGCCGCAGATCGTCGGCGACAAGATCGAGGTGACCACGCAGTCCGCGCAGCTGTTCGGGCTCGGCCTGCCGACCGATCTGGTGGATGGCATCGTGCAGACGATGACCGAGAGCCTGCAGAGCTACCCTCTGGATATGCGGCCGACCGAGGTGAAGGTCACCGACAACGGCATCGAGGTCGCGCTCACCGGCGGCGCCACCAAGCTGGAGCCCGCCCAGAACGGCCAGGCCGCCACCTGCTGA
- a CDS encoding DUF2516 family protein, with amino-acid sequence MRLVYSVTGAIVLVLWLAALGATIFALVHAVRQRSDAFTAVDKLTKPIWVAILAGALAFLLLARTPVGLLGIIAVVATGVYLADVRPKVDEVQRGPRW; translated from the coding sequence ATGAGGCTTGTGTACTCCGTGACTGGTGCAATCGTCTTGGTGCTGTGGCTTGCCGCATTGGGCGCGACCATCTTTGCGCTGGTCCACGCCGTCCGGCAGCGTTCCGACGCATTCACCGCCGTAGACAAGCTGACCAAGCCCATCTGGGTCGCCATCCTCGCCGGCGCGCTGGCCTTCCTGCTGCTGGCCAGGACGCCGGTGGGCCTGCTCGGCATCATCGCGGTCGTCGCCACCGGCGTCTACCTGGCCGACGTGCGGCCCAAGGTGGACGAGGTGCAGCGGGGCCCGCGCTGGTAG
- a CDS encoding alpha/beta fold hydrolase, with translation MLVKLPETVTGLRSGADALSSAYRARLRARTYATAALNAVPSPEIVPVTTGDGARLRVHAYGPADGDVIVLIHGWSCCLEYWNPQINAFADQHRVVAFDLRGHGASEVGTREFCADQLADDLRDVLDAVLRPGQRAVLVGHSMGGITIQAWARRYPEQVAERASAALLATTTSGAIASETQVLPIFNDLVPAPIWLGRVLFGTPVPLPTGAPVRAILKSRILNRTATAEQADFALSIVRSCRPQVRGRFALALAEMELEDAAAHLTVPTSVVAGRYDRLLPRRMSERIADRLSEVGSLDRYVVMPTGHLPNIEAAQEFNAELHRMVRIGRYGSRAAAS, from the coding sequence ATGCTGGTGAAGCTGCCCGAAACGGTGACCGGCCTGCGAAGCGGCGCCGATGCGCTGAGTTCCGCATATCGCGCGCGATTGCGTGCCCGCACCTACGCGACGGCCGCGCTGAACGCCGTCCCCTCGCCCGAGATCGTCCCGGTCACCACCGGCGACGGGGCCCGCCTGCGGGTGCACGCCTACGGACCCGCCGACGGCGACGTGATCGTGCTGATCCACGGCTGGTCCTGCTGCCTCGAGTACTGGAACCCGCAGATCAACGCGTTCGCCGACCAGCACCGGGTGGTCGCCTTCGACCTGCGCGGGCACGGCGCGAGCGAGGTCGGCACCCGCGAATTCTGCGCCGACCAGCTCGCCGACGATCTCCGCGACGTGCTGGACGCGGTACTGCGGCCCGGACAGCGCGCGGTTCTGGTCGGCCACAGCATGGGCGGCATCACGATTCAGGCCTGGGCCCGGCGGTATCCGGAGCAGGTCGCCGAGCGCGCCTCCGCCGCGCTGCTGGCGACCACGACGTCCGGCGCGATCGCGTCCGAGACCCAGGTGCTGCCGATCTTCAACGACCTGGTGCCCGCGCCGATCTGGCTGGGCCGGGTGCTGTTCGGCACCCCGGTACCGCTGCCGACCGGCGCCCCGGTCCGGGCGATCCTCAAGTCCCGCATCCTCAATCGCACGGCCACGGCCGAACAGGCCGACTTCGCCCTGTCGATCGTGCGGTCCTGCCGCCCGCAGGTCCGCGGCCGGTTCGCGCTGGCGCTCGCGGAGATGGAACTGGAGGACGCGGCCGCCCACCTGACGGTACCCACGAGCGTGGTCGCCGGCCGGTACGACCGCCTGCTGCCCCGGCGGATGTCGGAGCGCATCGCCGATCGGCTGTCCGAGGTCGGCAGCCTGGACCGCTACGTCGTCATGCCCACCGGCCACCTGCCGAATATCGAAGCGGCACAGGAGTTCAACGCCGAACTGCACCGCATGGTCCGCATCGGCCGGTACGGGTCGCGCGCCGCGGCGAGCTGA
- a CDS encoding TetR/AcrR family transcriptional regulator, whose protein sequence is MPPYRPARESILSTEELVEVGKRAKKAAPARTGRVDGRKKRWHQHKIDRREELVDGTLAAIRKRGGDVGMDEIATEIGVSKTVLYRYFSDKSDLTRATMERFIETTLMPRIYEAISDDLDEYQLVRNTLAAYVHTVDADTDVYRFIMGNGSSTDKSTLADFEKLFADVVTAVLRDKAYDRQLFTEGVELYAYVLVGGVQLATDWWITHRTMTAERMLDHMTMMAWSAIEGMVLADGSPEKFNAAPHRLPQPGDTAE, encoded by the coding sequence ATGCCCCCGTACCGCCCAGCAAGGGAGTCCATCCTGTCCACCGAAGAGCTCGTCGAGGTCGGCAAACGCGCGAAAAAAGCCGCTCCGGCACGTACGGGGCGAGTGGACGGCCGGAAGAAACGCTGGCATCAGCACAAGATCGACCGGCGCGAAGAACTGGTCGACGGCACCCTGGCCGCCATCCGCAAGCGCGGCGGGGATGTCGGCATGGATGAGATCGCCACCGAGATCGGTGTCTCGAAAACCGTTCTCTACCGGTATTTCTCGGATAAGAGCGATCTGACCCGCGCCACCATGGAGCGATTCATCGAGACCACCCTGATGCCGCGCATCTACGAGGCCATCAGCGACGATCTGGACGAATATCAGCTGGTGCGCAACACCCTCGCCGCCTATGTGCACACCGTCGACGCCGATACCGACGTGTACCGGTTCATCATGGGCAACGGGTCGAGCACCGATAAATCCACCCTCGCCGATTTCGAGAAGTTGTTCGCCGACGTGGTGACGGCCGTGCTGCGGGACAAGGCCTACGACCGCCAGCTGTTCACCGAGGGCGTCGAACTCTATGCGTACGTCCTGGTGGGCGGCGTCCAGCTGGCCACCGACTGGTGGATCACCCACCGCACGATGACGGCCGAGCGGATGCTCGACCACATGACCATGATGGCGTGGAGCGCCATCGAGGGCATGGTCCTGGCCGACGGTTCCCCGGAGAAGTTCAACGCCGCTCCGCACCGGCTCCCGCAGCCGGGCGACACCGCGGAGTAA
- a CDS encoding GNAT family N-acetyltransferase → MLIRRERGGDISAIDAVHRAAFARDYPDATTEESPGASADPAEVALVHRLRSDSGWIPTLSMVAEVNDRVVGHVCLTRAGVGPFPVLALGPIGVLPGHQGDGVGSALMHAALGAADALDEPLVGLLGSLDYYPRFGFVRGSRAGILPDEPTWASHFQVRPLTAYETGIAGEFRYAEPFYSL, encoded by the coding sequence GTGCTGATCCGTCGCGAACGGGGCGGCGACATCTCGGCGATCGATGCGGTGCACCGGGCCGCATTCGCCCGTGACTACCCCGACGCAACGACCGAGGAGTCCCCCGGCGCCTCCGCCGATCCGGCCGAGGTCGCGCTGGTGCACCGGCTGCGCAGCGATTCCGGCTGGATTCCGACGCTGTCGATGGTCGCCGAGGTCAACGACCGCGTGGTCGGGCACGTGTGCCTGACCAGGGCCGGGGTGGGCCCGTTCCCGGTGCTGGCGCTCGGGCCGATCGGTGTGCTGCCCGGCCATCAGGGCGACGGTGTCGGCTCGGCGCTCATGCATGCCGCGCTCGGCGCCGCCGACGCCCTGGACGAACCGCTCGTGGGCTTGCTGGGAAGCCTCGACTACTACCCGCGCTTCGGATTCGTCCGCGGATCGCGGGCCGGCATCCTGCCCGACGAGCCCACCTGGGCCTCGCACTTCCAGGTGCGGCCGCTCACGGCCTACGAGACGGGGATCGCAGGCGAGTTCCGGTACGCGGAGCCGTTCTACAGCCTGTGA